One window from the genome of Gimesia aquarii encodes:
- a CDS encoding c-type cytochrome domain-containing protein, with amino-acid sequence MSHILTKTILAFSIALVFASANSLQAEEAQIDYQKQITPLFRKYCESCHSVDDPEGKFAIDTYQGLLKGGKHGPAIFPGDSNNSRLMRMIKGEAKPVMPPEDSGEKLTSQEIKLLEEWIGQGAKGPSGKKPTRTRLSIPQIAPIKSVKKPITSLASSKNGILAIARFAEVEILSLSSGKTVHNLKDLPGKVNSVRYSPDGKWLITSSGTTGLFGKSIIWDVSTGKKLKEFSGHRDVLYASQISPNKKWLATGSYDRNIILWDVESGKKIRDLTGHNGAIFDLAFSPDSTTLASASADSTVKIWQVSTGNRLDTLSQPLKEQFAVSFSPDGKFILAAGADNRIRKWKFVSRNSAKINPLITSRFAHESPVIQFVYSPDNKLLASISDDRSLKIWDAEQLVLLDVVDDLPAIPTSVAFSPDSKYALVGFSNGLVEQYPLVSNSTSPKKKQNNTVTKAKPNLHNKKMIKAVKLKEQEPNNHTKEATVLTSPSVIASGMIHSSQQDHSDLDLYQFESKAGEEWLIETNAARKKSKLDSKIEVLDAEGKQIPRVLLRAVRDSYFTFRGKDSNILSDFRIHNWQEMELNEYLYANGEVVKLWLYPRGPDSGFNVYPGSGGKRYTYFGTSPITHALHEPCYIVEPHPVGTELPPNGLPVFTAYYENNDDGRRELGDDSRLIFKAPKDGTYYVRVSDVRGFQGKDFHYELTVRPRKPDFKVTLKGANPKINAGSGKEIEVVAQRMDGFDGPIQVDISDVPPGFHVTSPIIIQSGHDRAYGVISADPVTDLPGPLVAPRPTDEKYHPIKVMASAMIAGKKQTYAVNSLGTIQLLKSPRLIIRIAAMDTNTKSGAGLNFIEIPEKPLELTVHPGETIAAKVLLLRDGYKGVVGFGREYAGRNLPHGVYVDNIGLNGLLLLDDQNERTFYLTAAKWVPETTRLFHIQAAQEGRQTSIPVLLHVRHKENLASKSQ; translated from the coding sequence ATGTCACACATTTTGACAAAAACAATTCTGGCTTTTTCAATCGCTCTTGTATTTGCTTCTGCGAACTCTTTACAGGCAGAAGAAGCACAAATTGATTATCAAAAACAGATCACCCCCTTGTTTCGAAAATATTGTGAAAGTTGTCATAGTGTTGATGATCCCGAAGGAAAGTTCGCAATCGACACTTACCAGGGGCTGCTTAAAGGCGGCAAACATGGTCCTGCGATTTTTCCCGGTGACAGTAACAACAGTCGCCTGATGCGGATGATCAAAGGCGAAGCCAAGCCAGTAATGCCCCCTGAAGACAGTGGTGAGAAACTCACTTCACAAGAGATTAAACTTCTGGAAGAGTGGATCGGCCAGGGCGCTAAAGGACCATCCGGAAAAAAACCGACGCGCACTCGATTATCAATTCCTCAAATTGCTCCTATAAAATCGGTTAAAAAACCGATTACCTCTCTTGCCTCTTCCAAAAACGGTATACTCGCTATCGCCCGTTTTGCAGAAGTAGAAATTTTATCACTCAGCTCTGGTAAAACGGTTCATAATTTGAAAGATCTTCCCGGTAAAGTAAACTCAGTACGATATAGCCCTGACGGAAAATGGTTGATTACCTCTTCGGGAACAACGGGCCTGTTTGGGAAATCAATCATCTGGGACGTTTCGACTGGTAAAAAGTTAAAAGAATTTTCGGGTCATAGAGATGTGTTGTATGCTTCCCAGATCAGCCCGAATAAAAAATGGCTCGCTACCGGCAGCTATGATCGAAACATTATTCTCTGGGATGTCGAATCCGGAAAAAAAATACGAGACTTAACAGGCCACAATGGGGCCATTTTTGATCTGGCATTCAGTCCTGACAGCACAACACTCGCTAGTGCCTCCGCTGACTCTACAGTAAAAATCTGGCAGGTTTCAACAGGTAACCGTCTGGATACTCTCAGCCAGCCTCTCAAAGAACAATTTGCCGTCTCATTCAGTCCAGATGGGAAATTCATTCTTGCAGCAGGTGCAGATAACCGTATTCGAAAATGGAAGTTTGTTTCGCGAAACTCAGCAAAAATCAATCCACTGATTACATCGCGCTTCGCACATGAAAGTCCGGTAATCCAATTTGTTTATTCCCCTGACAACAAACTGCTGGCGTCTATTTCCGATGACCGCTCGTTGAAAATCTGGGATGCTGAGCAGTTAGTCCTGTTAGACGTAGTCGACGATTTACCTGCAATTCCTACTTCCGTTGCTTTTTCGCCAGATTCAAAATACGCTCTGGTCGGATTTAGCAATGGTCTTGTGGAGCAGTATCCACTTGTATCAAACTCAACCTCTCCCAAGAAAAAACAAAACAATACAGTCACCAAGGCGAAACCAAATCTACATAACAAAAAAATGATCAAAGCAGTCAAGTTAAAAGAGCAGGAGCCCAATAACCACACGAAAGAGGCGACTGTTCTGACGTCACCTTCAGTTATCGCCAGTGGTATGATTCATTCCTCTCAACAAGATCATTCCGATCTCGACTTATATCAATTTGAATCCAAGGCAGGTGAAGAATGGCTCATTGAAACCAATGCGGCACGCAAAAAATCCAAGCTTGACTCGAAAATCGAAGTGCTCGATGCGGAGGGAAAACAGATCCCCAGAGTTTTACTGCGGGCTGTCCGCGATTCGTATTTCACATTCCGAGGCAAAGATTCCAATATCCTAAGTGACTTCCGGATCCATAATTGGCAGGAAATGGAATTGAACGAATACCTGTATGCCAACGGCGAAGTGGTTAAGCTCTGGCTGTATCCACGTGGTCCTGATTCAGGATTTAACGTCTACCCCGGTAGTGGTGGGAAACGTTATACTTATTTTGGGACCAGCCCCATTACTCACGCTCTGCATGAGCCCTGTTATATTGTAGAGCCTCATCCTGTAGGGACGGAGTTACCTCCCAACGGCCTTCCAGTGTTCACAGCCTATTATGAAAATAATGATGATGGTAGACGTGAACTGGGCGACGATTCCCGGCTGATATTTAAGGCCCCAAAGGACGGTACTTACTACGTACGTGTTTCTGATGTTCGGGGATTCCAGGGAAAAGACTTTCATTATGAGTTGACCGTTCGCCCTAGAAAACCGGACTTCAAGGTGACTCTGAAAGGAGCTAACCCCAAAATCAACGCAGGTAGCGGGAAAGAAATTGAAGTCGTCGCACAGCGTATGGATGGGTTCGATGGCCCGATTCAAGTTGACATTTCAGATGTGCCTCCCGGATTTCATGTTACCAGCCCGATTATTATCCAGTCAGGACATGATCGTGCTTATGGTGTCATTTCTGCAGACCCAGTAACAGATCTCCCCGGACCTCTTGTAGCGCCCAGACCGACAGATGAAAAATATCATCCAATCAAAGTCATGGCCTCAGCAATGATTGCTGGCAAAAAACAAACGTATGCGGTGAATTCATTGGGTACCATTCAGTTACTGAAAAGCCCGAGATTAATCATTCGAATCGCGGCAATGGATACAAATACAAAAAGTGGCGCGGGATTAAATTTTATAGAGATTCCAGAAAAACCTTTGGAGCTGACAGTTCATCCTGGCGAAACGATCGCAGCCAAGGTCCTGCTTTTACGAGACGGATATAAAGGTGTCGTTGGATTTGGACGCGAGTATGCAGGACGAAATCTACCCCACGGCGTTTATGTCGATAACATCGGATTGAACGGCCTGTTACTACTGGATGATCAAAACGAACGAACATTTTATTTGACTGCGGCGAAATGGGTTCCGGAAACAACACGGCTGTTCCACATTCAAGCGGCACAAGAAGGCAGGCAAACCTCCATCCCTGTACTGCTGCATGTAAGGCACAAAGAGAATCTGGCATCCAAATCTCAGTAG
- a CDS encoding DUF1553 domain-containing protein: protein MSPAKPAKSLILFLTFIGLLISSINTSSLLASESEESVVLLPKKVQLSGKEARHRISFQKISGGNIVGPVSREYKLSSSDPSVVKIIDDTLIPVSNGQAIITATTGTLQSKSSVVVTNFSKPHQWSFRNDVQPILTKASCNTGACHGALAGKGGFRLSLKAFDDQGDFHTIAKQSRGRRIELSDPARSLILIKPTGAVPHKGGVRFETGSPEYRILSSWIAQGATPPSAKDPIIERIEVLPSRSILVKGQTQHLLVQAHYSDQSVRDVTQWTTFSSVNESVAQVDAKGSVKVTGFGEGAIVCIFSSKIAISKITSPYPQKIDPAVYAKSPQYNFIDELVIKQLKRLNLPPSPQSNDVDFIRRIYIDTIGTLPTPQETEIFLFDQSPYKRNKLIEQLLNRPEFIDYWTYKWSDLLLVNGVLIRPQAVKKYHEWIKGHVKSNTPWDQMVRELITAQGSSIENGATNFYAIHQDPESMTENVSQAFLGLSIACAKCHNHPLEKWTNNQYYAMANFFSRVRAKGWGGSKGSGDGIRTLFVATKGDLVQPLTGKPQPPTPLDGEPIDINDPEDRRIYLANWLTSKQNHFFSRSITNRVWANFFGVGLVESVDDMRESNPASNEELLNATSNYLVKNNFDLKALMKIILQSAAYQRSSQPLPENKDEKRFYSRYYPRRMMAEVLLDSISQVTEVPDEFTKFYEPNPQKTDFYPKGTRAIQLYDSSVISYFLKTFGRNERMITCECERTEEPTMVQVLHISNGDTINNKLKAKESRVTKLMAAKKTDKELIADIYMLCLSRKPTTEEETKLAKLLSETPKAEKRQAVEDLFWGILSSREFLFNH, encoded by the coding sequence ATGTCTCCTGCAAAACCAGCTAAATCATTGATTCTATTTTTGACCTTCATAGGATTGTTGATTTCCAGTATCAACACCAGTTCTCTTCTCGCGTCTGAATCGGAAGAAAGTGTGGTATTGCTACCGAAGAAGGTTCAACTCTCCGGTAAAGAAGCACGGCATCGTATCTCCTTTCAGAAGATCTCTGGCGGTAATATCGTGGGACCAGTCTCAAGAGAGTACAAACTCTCATCGAGTGATCCTTCTGTTGTTAAAATTATAGATGATACGCTGATACCTGTGAGTAATGGTCAGGCGATAATTACAGCAACCACGGGAACACTTCAGTCAAAAAGCTCTGTCGTCGTCACAAACTTTAGCAAACCACATCAATGGAGCTTTCGTAACGATGTACAGCCAATCTTAACCAAAGCCAGTTGTAATACCGGCGCCTGCCATGGAGCGCTTGCTGGAAAAGGTGGATTTCGCCTATCCTTGAAAGCGTTTGATGATCAAGGTGATTTTCATACGATCGCAAAACAGTCACGCGGACGCCGTATTGAATTGTCTGATCCCGCCCGCAGTCTGATATTGATCAAACCAACGGGAGCGGTTCCTCACAAAGGGGGCGTTCGTTTCGAAACCGGTTCGCCAGAATACCGTATTCTCTCTAGTTGGATCGCGCAGGGAGCCACTCCTCCAAGCGCAAAAGATCCAATCATTGAACGGATCGAAGTACTCCCTTCCCGATCTATTCTCGTTAAAGGACAAACACAACATCTGCTGGTGCAGGCTCACTACTCTGATCAGTCAGTTCGTGATGTGACCCAATGGACCACATTCTCTTCAGTGAATGAAAGTGTCGCTCAGGTAGATGCAAAAGGATCTGTCAAGGTCACAGGTTTCGGTGAAGGAGCTATCGTCTGCATCTTTTCCAGTAAAATTGCAATTTCAAAAATCACGTCACCCTATCCACAAAAGATTGATCCTGCTGTCTATGCAAAATCACCACAATATAATTTCATTGATGAACTGGTTATTAAACAATTAAAACGCTTAAACCTGCCTCCCTCGCCCCAGTCAAACGATGTGGACTTCATTCGAAGAATCTACATCGACACAATTGGCACGCTTCCTACTCCCCAGGAAACAGAAATATTTCTTTTTGACCAATCTCCTTACAAGCGAAACAAACTCATTGAGCAGCTCTTAAACCGTCCTGAATTTATCGACTATTGGACTTACAAATGGTCGGATCTCTTATTGGTCAATGGAGTACTCATTCGTCCGCAAGCCGTAAAAAAATATCATGAATGGATCAAAGGGCATGTAAAAAGTAATACCCCCTGGGATCAGATGGTGCGCGAACTGATTACCGCGCAAGGTAGCAGTATTGAAAATGGCGCCACCAATTTTTATGCCATTCACCAGGACCCTGAATCAATGACGGAGAATGTGAGTCAGGCATTCCTGGGTCTGTCAATTGCCTGTGCCAAGTGTCATAATCATCCCTTGGAAAAATGGACGAATAATCAATATTACGCGATGGCGAATTTCTTTTCTCGCGTCCGTGCGAAAGGTTGGGGAGGCAGTAAAGGTTCAGGCGATGGTATTCGAACTCTCTTTGTAGCCACCAAAGGAGATTTGGTTCAGCCGTTAACGGGTAAGCCACAACCCCCTACTCCACTGGATGGAGAACCTATTGACATCAATGACCCGGAAGATCGTCGCATTTATCTGGCAAACTGGTTGACTTCGAAACAGAACCATTTTTTCAGTCGTTCCATTACCAATCGTGTCTGGGCTAACTTCTTTGGTGTGGGACTGGTCGAATCGGTTGATGACATGCGGGAATCAAATCCTGCCAGCAACGAAGAATTACTGAACGCTACCTCTAATTATCTTGTCAAAAATAACTTCGATTTAAAAGCATTGATGAAGATCATTCTTCAATCTGCTGCCTACCAGAGGAGCAGCCAACCGCTACCTGAAAACAAAGATGAAAAGCGGTTTTATTCCCGATACTACCCCAGACGCATGATGGCTGAAGTTCTCTTAGACTCGATTTCACAAGTCACTGAAGTCCCAGACGAATTCACCAAATTTTACGAACCGAACCCTCAAAAGACCGACTTCTATCCCAAAGGTACCAGAGCGATTCAGCTATACGACTCTTCTGTGATCTCTTACTTCCTGAAAACGTTTGGCCGTAACGAGCGAATGATCACGTGTGAATGCGAACGAACCGAAGAACCCACGATGGTTCAAGTACTTCATATTTCCAATGGAGATACCATCAACAATAAACTCAAAGCCAAAGAAAGCCGTGTTACGAAATTAATGGCGGCTAAGAAAACAGACAAAGAGCTGATAGCAGATATTTACATGCTATGTCTCTCGCGTAAACCGACAACTGAAGAAGAAACCAAACTCGCAAAACTGCTCTCTGAAACACCAAAAGCAGAAAAACGCCAAGCTGTCGAAGATCTCTTCTGGGGTATCTTAAGTAGCCGCGAGTTTCTGTTTAATCATTAA
- a CDS encoding DUF1501 domain-containing protein, translating into MLKFTGQGAAHTCCGVTRRDFLQVGTLGAMGLSLPQYLEAKDQGLVDKKNDNRSAIMIFNLGAPSQLDTFDMKPDAPAEIRGPFKPIHTASPEIDISEILPLHAKVADKFSLVRSCYHTAAAVHDAGWQMMQTGRIFTGGINTPHIGSVVDYLRGRKTDLPANVVLPETMGRGGGNLPNGQAGGFLGKAHDPFALMADPSKPDFKVPDLLPPKEIGTARLERRKKIREVVDNTIDYFESTEDAKLLNGNFHSAYRLMTSKQAREAFDLAKEPKKVRERYGMNRFGQCCLLARRLVESGVRFVTINTFLTVFNEITWDIHGSKPFTSIEGMKNIVAPMYDQGYSALIEDLYDRGMLDETLVCNVAEFGRTPKVNPAGGRDHWPQCFTCYFAGGGVQGGRVVGSSDPIGGVPADRPVSPGDLAATVYHSLGFDLHTILPGPSGRPFPIVDVGKHEIRELF; encoded by the coding sequence ATGCTGAAGTTTACTGGTCAGGGAGCGGCACATACCTGTTGTGGAGTTACTCGCAGAGACTTTCTCCAAGTCGGAACATTGGGCGCTATGGGGCTGTCGTTACCTCAATACCTGGAAGCGAAAGATCAAGGTCTGGTCGATAAAAAAAATGACAACCGTTCGGCGATCATGATCTTCAATCTCGGTGCTCCCAGTCAGTTGGATACATTCGACATGAAACCGGATGCTCCCGCTGAAATCCGTGGTCCTTTTAAACCCATCCACACGGCTTCACCTGAAATTGACATCTCAGAAATTTTACCTCTGCATGCCAAAGTGGCCGACAAGTTTTCGCTCGTTCGCTCCTGCTATCACACGGCAGCCGCCGTACATGATGCCGGCTGGCAAATGATGCAAACCGGTCGAATTTTTACAGGTGGAATTAACACTCCCCACATCGGGTCCGTCGTTGATTATCTTCGCGGTCGTAAAACAGATCTACCAGCAAACGTTGTGTTACCTGAAACCATGGGCCGGGGTGGTGGGAATCTTCCCAACGGTCAAGCCGGCGGTTTCCTGGGAAAAGCGCATGACCCGTTTGCACTGATGGCTGATCCATCCAAGCCGGACTTTAAAGTTCCTGACTTGCTGCCCCCGAAAGAAATCGGAACAGCTCGACTGGAACGTCGTAAAAAGATTCGTGAAGTGGTCGATAACACAATTGACTATTTTGAATCAACAGAAGATGCCAAACTCTTGAACGGTAATTTCCATTCTGCTTATCGCTTGATGACAAGTAAACAGGCCCGTGAAGCCTTTGACCTCGCGAAGGAGCCAAAGAAAGTTCGAGAACGTTATGGAATGAATCGGTTTGGTCAGTGCTGTCTACTGGCACGACGTCTGGTAGAATCGGGAGTTCGCTTTGTCACCATCAATACATTCCTGACCGTCTTCAATGAAATCACATGGGATATTCATGGCTCCAAACCCTTCACTTCAATTGAAGGCATGAAGAATATCGTGGCTCCCATGTATGACCAGGGCTATAGTGCCCTGATTGAAGATCTCTATGATCGAGGGATGCTGGATGAAACACTGGTATGCAATGTTGCCGAGTTCGGTAGAACTCCCAAAGTGAATCCAGCAGGAGGCCGAGATCACTGGCCACAGTGTTTTACCTGCTATTTTGCCGGTGGCGGCGTTCAAGGCGGTCGTGTCGTCGGTAGTAGTGACCCGATTGGCGGTGTTCCTGCAGATCGGCCCGTTTCTCCCGGCGATCTCGCAGCGACTGTCTATCATAGCCTCGGTTTCGACCTGCATACGATTTTACCAGGTCCCTCAGGTCGTCCTTTCCCAATCGTTGATGTGGGTAAACATGAAATTCGCGAGCTGTTTTAA
- a CDS encoding AraC family transcriptional regulator: protein MVNPQTFRDQFLKRLDNKLHLEELFNYIPDAHFFAKDAQGRFINISQTWMDVRAISKEEDIIGKTDFDIHPKDLAQQYVAEDQRVMQSAKPLPNQVWLVPDRHGNLKWYLCSKIPLFGDGGKVIGVAGVLRDIKVAGSEFQSYQELDKVIAYVLEHYRERIQISDLADLIFLSVSQFDRKFKKLYQITPQKYILRVRINAACQSLTRTEKRISEIALESGFYDQSYFTKQFVNLMGISPSEYRKKFKQAETIS from the coding sequence ATGGTGAATCCTCAGACATTTCGTGATCAGTTCTTGAAACGACTTGATAATAAACTCCATTTGGAAGAGTTATTTAATTATATTCCTGATGCGCACTTTTTTGCGAAAGACGCACAAGGACGATTCATAAATATCAGTCAAACTTGGATGGATGTTCGTGCGATTTCCAAAGAAGAAGATATCATCGGAAAGACTGATTTTGATATTCATCCGAAGGACCTCGCTCAACAGTATGTCGCTGAAGATCAGCGAGTGATGCAGTCTGCCAAACCACTTCCCAATCAGGTCTGGTTAGTCCCCGATCGGCACGGAAATCTAAAGTGGTATCTTTGCAGTAAAATCCCCTTATTCGGTGATGGTGGTAAAGTCATTGGGGTTGCTGGTGTGTTACGAGATATCAAAGTGGCTGGTTCCGAATTTCAGTCTTATCAGGAGTTAGACAAGGTCATCGCTTATGTACTCGAACATTATCGCGAACGGATTCAAATTTCGGATCTGGCGGATCTCATCTTTTTGTCCGTCAGTCAATTTGATCGCAAATTCAAAAAGCTGTATCAGATTACTCCACAGAAATATATTCTGCGTGTCAGAATCAATGCCGCCTGTCAGTCGTTAACGCGAACCGAAAAACGAATTTCTGAAATCGCGTTGGAGTCCGGGTTTTATGATCAGAGTTATTTTACAAAGCAGTTTGTGAATCTAATGGGAATTTCACCGTCGGAGTATCGGAAGAAATTTAAACAGGCCGAAACCATCTCTTAA
- a CDS encoding DUF1501 domain-containing protein, with protein MMLQPISELPTISLNQLLARRQLLKRAGSGLGTLGLLSLLQQEGVLETAGAAPAVKATNPLAPKPAHLPAKAKSVIWLFINGGPSHVDTWDYKPELEKRDGVALEGFDNKTGFFQNAVGPLMKSPFKFKQYGESGKWVSDLFPHLSQHVDKMAFIHSGHTESNNHSPALFMMNCGVPKMGYPCVGSWVTYGLGSESNSLPAFVVMSDPLGRGLPKGQSLNWGAGFLPSVYQGTYLKPSGEPIDNLKPPTALTEKGRQRSQLDLLKSLNRQHLQQNEGDQELAARIESFELAYRMQSAAPEALDISREPKHLQEQYGIGNKKCEHFAKQCLIARRMVERGTRFVQIYSGGMENQRSWDGHSDIKGNHSGFAGETDQPIAALLADLASRGLLDETLVVWGGEFGRLPIAQKGATPGRDHNPHAFTTWLAGGGVKAGTSYGATDEIGFKAAEDKVHVNDLHATILRLLGMDHEKLTYLYSGRRFRLTDVGGHIIDKIIA; from the coding sequence ATGATGTTACAACCAATATCGGAATTACCGACGATCTCATTGAACCAACTTCTGGCAAGACGGCAATTGCTTAAGCGGGCCGGAAGTGGCTTAGGAACTTTGGGACTGCTTAGCTTATTGCAGCAGGAGGGGGTTCTGGAAACAGCCGGCGCTGCTCCTGCAGTGAAAGCGACGAATCCGCTGGCTCCTAAACCGGCGCATTTACCTGCAAAAGCAAAATCAGTAATCTGGTTATTCATCAACGGGGGACCGAGTCACGTTGATACCTGGGACTATAAACCCGAGCTTGAAAAACGAGATGGCGTCGCTTTAGAGGGCTTTGATAACAAAACAGGATTCTTTCAGAACGCTGTAGGGCCCTTAATGAAGAGCCCCTTCAAATTTAAACAGTATGGAGAGTCAGGAAAATGGGTCTCCGATCTCTTTCCCCATCTGTCTCAGCACGTTGACAAGATGGCGTTCATTCACTCAGGTCATACAGAATCGAACAACCATAGTCCCGCTCTATTTATGATGAACTGCGGCGTTCCTAAGATGGGATACCCCTGCGTCGGTTCCTGGGTGACATATGGACTGGGCTCTGAAAGTAACAGCCTACCCGCGTTTGTTGTTATGTCAGACCCCTTAGGAAGAGGTCTTCCCAAAGGACAAAGTTTGAACTGGGGAGCCGGTTTTCTGCCAAGTGTATATCAGGGAACTTACCTAAAACCAAGCGGTGAACCGATTGATAATCTGAAGCCGCCAACAGCACTCACTGAAAAAGGACGACAGCGTTCTCAACTCGACTTATTGAAATCATTGAACCGTCAACATCTTCAACAGAATGAAGGCGATCAGGAACTGGCAGCGCGGATTGAGAGTTTTGAACTTGCTTATCGAATGCAGAGTGCAGCGCCAGAAGCATTGGATATCTCTAGAGAACCCAAACACCTTCAGGAGCAATACGGCATCGGTAACAAAAAATGTGAGCACTTTGCCAAACAATGTCTGATCGCACGACGAATGGTTGAACGTGGCACCCGTTTTGTGCAGATCTATTCGGGTGGCATGGAAAACCAGCGTAGCTGGGATGGTCACTCCGATATTAAAGGCAACCACAGCGGCTTCGCCGGAGAAACGGATCAACCCATCGCCGCATTACTGGCTGATTTGGCTTCACGTGGTTTACTCGATGAAACACTCGTGGTCTGGGGGGGTGAATTCGGTCGTCTGCCGATCGCCCAAAAAGGAGCCACTCCCGGACGAGACCATAACCCACATGCGTTTACAACATGGTTAGCAGGAGGTGGCGTCAAAGCAGGAACCAGCTACGGAGCCACCGACGAAATTGGATTTAAAGCCGCAGAAGATAAAGTGCACGTGAATGATCTGCATGCCACGATTCTGCGACTATTGGGAATGGACCACGAAAAACTTACGTATCTTTACAGTGGAAGACGTTTCCGCCTAACCGATGTCGGAGGCCATATCATCGATAAAATTATCGCGTAA